GGGCGTGCCGCAGGACTCCAGGTGTGCCATCTGCCGCACCAGCCCGTACAGGAGGGGCTGTACGACTTGGCCGAGCCCGTCGTGGCATGGCACCGGTGTCGCCGTCACCCGCGCCAGATCACGTTCCGTGATGCGCAGCATGGCGCGGGGGAACATCAGGACGAGGCCGGTGTGGGACTGCCGCAGGTCGTAGGTGAAGGGCGAGCGGGTGTCGTAGACCACCAGTTCGCCCGGGCGTACCTGGGCCTGACGATCTTTCTGGGTGAGCACTCCCTGCCCGCTGAGCTGCAGCGTGAGCTGGAGGAGGTCGGGCGCGTCGGAGGCGATGTGCCGTCGGGTGCGCGCGACGCTGTGCGGTTCGGCCGTGATGACCGACATCTGTACCTGGCCCACCTGCGCGGCGTGCAGCGATGCGCGGAAGTCGGAGCACTCGCGCGGCAGGACCGCCATGGGCACGAGACTCCGGCTGACGGCGTCCCGCCAGGATTCCAGTCTCTCGCCGGCCGTGGCATCGCTCGGCGT
This region of Streptomyces caelestis genomic DNA includes:
- a CDS encoding AraC-like ligand-binding domain-containing protein, encoding MTTPSDATAGERLESWRDAVSRSLVPMAVLPRECSDFRASLHAAQVGQVQMSVITAEPHSVARTRRHIASDAPDLLQLTLQLSGQGVLTQKDRQAQVRPGELVVYDTRSPFTYDLRQSHTGLVLMFPRAMLRITERDLARVTATPVPCHDGLGQVVQPLLYGLVRQMAHLESCGTPRLADHVVGLIGALLAEQAGADWSTEEDGPGVLTQRLLAYMEERLADPGLSPEGIAATHRISRRYLYKLLAAQGYTVSGWIREQRLDRCRRDLADPAMDHLPVGAIGGRWGFSDPAHFSHAFKAAYGMSPRAARAAGRRRQGP